Proteins from one Pontibacter korlensis genomic window:
- a CDS encoding septal ring lytic transglycosylase RlpA family protein has protein sequence MIHNRKCFIFTLVIFLFVGIGQPIFAQNSTSQAKAQKGEASWYGSRYHGRKTSSGERYNKYEMTAAHKTLPFGTKVKVTNLDNNEWVIVRINDRGPFVGDRIIDVSEAAARELDFHDEGIGNVKIEVLESRADLASAVGFSFEVPSFADNKLASGIDTGVLLSSNKGMATSGAFN, from the coding sequence ATGATACATAATAGAAAGTGCTTTATTTTTACATTAGTCATTTTTCTATTTGTCGGCATCGGCCAACCAATTTTTGCACAAAACAGCACGAGCCAAGCCAAAGCCCAAAAGGGTGAGGCATCATGGTACGGCAGCCGTTACCACGGCAGAAAAACCAGCAGCGGAGAGCGTTACAACAAGTACGAAATGACCGCAGCGCACAAAACACTTCCTTTCGGAACAAAGGTAAAAGTGACCAACCTCGACAACAATGAATGGGTTATCGTTCGCATCAACGACAGAGGTCCTTTTGTAGGCGACCGCATCATTGATGTATCAGAGGCTGCAGCCCGCGAACTCGACTTTCATGACGAGGGTATTGGCAATGTGAAAATCGAAGTATTAGAGTCTAGAGCCGATCTTGCGTCGGCGGTAGGCTTCTCTTTCGAAGTGCCTTCTTTTGCTGACAATAAGCTTGCTTCAGGTATTGACACAGGAGTATTGCTTAGCAGCAACAAAGGTATGGCCACTTCGGGAGCCTTCAACTAA
- a CDS encoding M16 family metallopeptidase, with protein sequence MKRKFIICLLWCATSLAAMAQSKSNKIEFTEYTLPNGLHVILHQDNSTPNVAVSVLYHVGSKNEVEGRSGFAHFFEHLMFEGTENIDRGEYSSLVQKAGGALNANTSFDRTYYYELLPSNQVELGLWLEAERMKHAKVDEIGVETQRKVVQEEKRERIDNQPYGSMGENVFSLAYTKHPYKTMPIGSFEDLNAASIEEFRDFYKTFYVPNNATLSVAGDINVEETRKMIEKYFSGIPKGTREIPRPDVVEPKQTEERRKTVYDNIQLPAVIQAYHVPEQGTDDFYALSMLTTLLSGGESARLPKALVDKQQKAVAAASIPFPTEDPGLFLTFAIANMGVEVDALEQAMDVEIERVKTEPLSDREFQKLRNQVESNFVQQNSTVAGRAESLANYHVYFGDANLINTELQRYLNVKKEDIQRVAKEYLTKNNRVVLHYLPKSAQPK encoded by the coding sequence ATGAAACGCAAGTTTATCATCTGCCTTTTGTGGTGTGCCACCAGCCTGGCTGCAATGGCGCAAAGCAAGAGCAACAAGATTGAGTTCACGGAGTACACGCTCCCGAACGGCCTGCATGTTATCCTGCACCAGGATAATTCTACGCCTAACGTGGCAGTGTCGGTGCTGTACCATGTAGGCTCTAAGAATGAGGTAGAAGGACGCTCAGGCTTTGCTCACTTTTTTGAGCACCTGATGTTTGAGGGCACAGAAAATATTGATCGGGGCGAGTACAGCTCATTAGTGCAAAAAGCAGGCGGCGCGTTAAACGCCAATACCTCTTTTGACCGCACCTATTATTATGAGTTACTGCCATCTAACCAGGTGGAACTTGGGTTGTGGCTGGAGGCTGAGCGCATGAAGCACGCTAAGGTGGATGAGATTGGTGTGGAAACCCAGCGCAAGGTAGTGCAGGAGGAGAAGCGTGAGCGTATCGATAACCAGCCATACGGTTCTATGGGTGAGAACGTGTTCTCGTTGGCTTACACTAAGCACCCATACAAAACCATGCCTATTGGTTCTTTTGAGGATTTGAACGCAGCCAGCATCGAAGAATTCCGCGATTTCTACAAGACCTTTTACGTGCCGAATAATGCAACGCTTTCTGTGGCTGGCGACATTAATGTAGAGGAAACTCGCAAGATGATCGAGAAGTATTTTTCAGGCATTCCGAAAGGTACCCGAGAGATCCCGCGCCCAGACGTTGTAGAGCCGAAGCAGACGGAAGAGCGTCGCAAAACAGTGTATGACAACATACAACTGCCAGCAGTTATTCAGGCATACCATGTGCCTGAGCAAGGCACTGACGATTTCTACGCCCTCTCTATGCTAACTACCCTGCTATCGGGTGGTGAGAGTGCCCGTTTGCCAAAAGCCTTGGTAGACAAACAGCAGAAAGCAGTGGCCGCAGCCTCTATTCCCTTCCCTACCGAAGACCCAGGCCTGTTCCTGACTTTTGCCATTGCCAACATGGGTGTGGAGGTAGATGCGCTAGAGCAAGCAATGGATGTTGAGATTGAGCGCGTAAAGACAGAGCCACTCTCTGATCGCGAATTCCAGAAGCTACGCAACCAGGTAGAAAGCAATTTTGTGCAGCAGAACAGCACGGTGGCTGGTCGAGCCGAGAGCTTGGCAAATTACCATGTGTACTTCGGCGATGCCAACCTGATCAACACAGAGCTGCAGCGTTACCTGAACGTGAAGAAGGAGGATATCCAGCGCGTGGCTAAGGAGTACCTGACTAAGAACAATCGTGTGGTGCTTCACTACCTGCCAAAATCAGCTCAACCGAAATAG
- a CDS encoding M16 family metallopeptidase has product MIKKLYSTAFLALALMCVMPAQAQTKETPPPPGPAPKIELGQYEHFTLKNGLKVYVVENHKQPVVSLSLVLDRDPILEGDKAGYVQAAGQMMRTGTTNRTKDQFDEQVDFVGAELSFSSTGFNASSLKKHLPTLLDLTTDALLNPKFTQEELDKIKKQMKASLAQSKDNPDAIASRTHNLVLYGKDHPYGELMTEQTVDNFTLQDIQNYYNTYYKPNIGYLAVVGDVTPKEMKKLLKKSFGKWQKGTVQEAKYELPQQPEQTQVVIVDRPSSVQSSLVLTNPIDLKPGAEDAVAASLMNNILGGGMDARLFQNLRETHGYTYGAYSSINSDEILGRFNASANVRNAVTDSAVVEFMNELTKIRSERVSDEELRDAKAYVMGSFGRGLENPATVAVYAINTARYGLPEDYYPNYLKKVEAVTAEDVQRVAQKYINPDKMYVLAVGNASEIAAKLKKFDKDDSQITYYNTIGEKVDRKAMGVPAGLTAEQVINDYIKAIGGKANIEKLKDVSITSNATIQGMTLVFKQQQKGDDKFAVQVLMNNSPMQRVIINGNKGKMEAPMQGMNKEMTAEELKVQKLEANLFPMLQYDKLGIKTKLTGVESVDGIEAFAVEVTQPNGQKATHYFAKDSGLRLKEVNSLETPQGIITQTKTYGNYKEVNGVKFPYVTETVVGPQTIKAEVQNIEVNKGLSDDTFKL; this is encoded by the coding sequence ATGATAAAGAAATTATATAGTACTGCATTTCTGGCGCTGGCACTGATGTGTGTAATGCCGGCACAGGCACAAACTAAAGAAACACCACCGCCTCCGGGGCCCGCTCCTAAAATTGAGCTAGGTCAGTACGAGCACTTTACTTTGAAGAACGGCCTGAAAGTATACGTGGTAGAAAACCACAAACAGCCGGTAGTGTCTTTGTCGCTGGTGCTGGACCGCGACCCGATTCTGGAAGGCGATAAAGCAGGTTACGTACAGGCTGCCGGACAAATGATGCGCACCGGTACTACTAACCGAACTAAAGACCAGTTTGATGAGCAGGTTGACTTTGTTGGTGCTGAGTTGAGCTTCTCCTCTACGGGTTTTAATGCCTCTTCTTTAAAGAAGCACCTGCCTACTCTGCTTGACCTTACTACAGATGCCTTGTTGAATCCGAAGTTTACGCAGGAGGAGCTGGACAAGATCAAAAAGCAGATGAAGGCTAGTCTGGCACAGTCGAAGGACAACCCGGATGCTATTGCCAGCCGCACTCATAATTTGGTGCTGTACGGTAAAGACCACCCGTATGGGGAGTTGATGACAGAGCAGACGGTAGATAACTTTACGCTGCAGGACATCCAGAACTACTACAACACTTATTATAAGCCAAACATTGGCTACCTGGCCGTAGTAGGTGACGTTACTCCGAAGGAGATGAAAAAGCTCCTGAAGAAATCGTTTGGCAAGTGGCAAAAAGGCACTGTGCAGGAGGCTAAGTATGAGCTGCCGCAACAGCCGGAGCAAACGCAGGTGGTGATTGTTGATCGCCCAAGCTCAGTTCAGAGCTCACTGGTGCTAACTAATCCTATCGACCTGAAGCCAGGTGCAGAGGATGCCGTAGCGGCATCTTTGATGAACAACATACTAGGTGGTGGCATGGATGCCCGCCTGTTCCAGAACCTGCGCGAAACGCACGGCTATACCTACGGAGCCTATTCTTCTATCAACTCTGATGAAATCTTGGGCCGCTTTAATGCTAGTGCCAACGTGCGAAATGCTGTTACCGACAGTGCGGTGGTTGAGTTCATGAACGAACTGACTAAGATTCGCAGCGAGCGCGTAAGTGACGAAGAACTGCGCGATGCAAAAGCTTATGTAATGGGTAGCTTCGGCCGCGGCTTAGAGAACCCGGCTACGGTAGCAGTATATGCTATCAACACTGCTCGCTATGGCCTGCCGGAAGACTATTATCCAAACTACCTGAAAAAGGTAGAAGCTGTAACTGCCGAAGATGTACAGCGTGTGGCGCAGAAATACATCAACCCTGATAAGATGTATGTATTGGCTGTAGGTAATGCTTCTGAGATTGCCGCTAAGCTGAAAAAGTTTGACAAGGATGATAGCCAGATCACTTACTATAACACAATAGGTGAGAAAGTAGATCGTAAGGCCATGGGCGTTCCTGCTGGCTTAACGGCAGAGCAGGTAATTAATGACTACATCAAAGCTATCGGCGGAAAGGCTAATATAGAGAAGCTGAAAGATGTAAGCATTACAAGCAACGCTACCATACAGGGTATGACGCTAGTGTTTAAGCAGCAGCAGAAAGGCGACGATAAGTTTGCCGTGCAGGTGCTGATGAATAACAGCCCGATGCAGCGTGTAATCATCAACGGCAACAAAGGTAAGATGGAGGCACCGATGCAAGGCATGAACAAAGAAATGACCGCAGAGGAGCTAAAGGTGCAGAAGTTGGAGGCTAACCTGTTCCCAATGCTGCAGTACGACAAGCTTGGCATTAAGACCAAGCTAACTGGGGTAGAGAGTGTAGATGGTATAGAGGCTTTCGCTGTTGAGGTAACGCAGCCGAATGGCCAGAAAGCCACCCATTACTTCGCGAAAGATTCTGGCCTGCGCCTGAAAGAGGTGAATAGCCTGGAGACACCGCAAGGCATCATTACGCAGACTAAAACCTATGGCAACTATAAGGAAGTGAATGGTGTGAAGTTCCCTTATGTAACTGAGACAGTTGTAGGCCCTCAGACAATTAAAGCAGAGGTACAGAATATTGAAGTGAATAAAGGCTTAAGCGATGATACGTTTAAGTTATAG
- a CDS encoding DUF72 domain-containing protein, which translates to MDFGKLADISRVDFTLPPNHPDTLPLLQQSGSYLKPQVYVGLPVWVNKAWVGKYYPAGIPEKESLLWYGKQFNTIELNSTHYHIPSPDTIDRWRNMVPRGFKFCPKFPQLISHEAALRSTQDVTAAFCSAIAGLEDKLGEAFLQLPPSFAPNQLPDLEAFLQFVPESVPLTIELRHPDWFVDNIASMELFEVLEKYKAGTVLTDVAGRRDVLHMRLTTPSAMIRFVGNGLHPTDYTRIDAWVERLQEWFSNGLRQLYFFVHEPDNTLAPELEIYLVERLNKVCGFDLKLPKKYVQPVQGELF; encoded by the coding sequence ATGGACTTCGGAAAGCTGGCGGACATTAGCCGCGTAGATTTTACGCTGCCCCCAAACCATCCTGATACACTGCCGCTGCTACAGCAGTCTGGCTCTTATTTAAAGCCGCAGGTATACGTGGGCCTACCTGTGTGGGTAAACAAAGCGTGGGTGGGCAAGTACTACCCTGCTGGCATCCCGGAGAAGGAGTCGTTGCTGTGGTATGGCAAGCAGTTTAACACTATTGAGCTTAACAGCACGCATTATCACATTCCAAGTCCCGACACGATTGACCGCTGGCGAAACATGGTGCCACGTGGCTTTAAGTTCTGCCCCAAGTTCCCGCAGCTAATCAGCCATGAAGCAGCTTTACGCAGTACGCAAGATGTAACCGCCGCCTTCTGCTCGGCTATTGCAGGGCTTGAGGACAAGCTGGGCGAAGCATTTCTGCAACTGCCGCCATCCTTTGCACCCAATCAGCTACCTGACCTGGAAGCATTCCTGCAGTTTGTACCTGAGAGTGTACCTCTAACCATTGAGCTGCGCCACCCAGACTGGTTCGTGGACAACATAGCCAGCATGGAGCTGTTTGAGGTGCTGGAGAAATATAAAGCAGGCACTGTACTAACAGATGTGGCTGGCCGCCGCGATGTGCTGCACATGCGCCTTACTACCCCATCGGCTATGATCCGTTTTGTGGGCAATGGTCTCCACCCAACAGATTATACCCGCATTGATGCCTGGGTAGAGCGCCTGCAGGAGTGGTTCAGCAATGGACTGCGCCAGCTATACTTCTTTGTACATGAACCTGATAATACGCTTGCCCCGGAACTGGAGATTTACCTGGTAGAGCGCCTAAACAAAGTATGCGGCTTTGACTTAAAACTGCCGAAGAAGTATGTACAACCCGTGCAGGGGGAACTGTTCTGA